From Brochothrix thermosphacta DSM 20171 = FSL F6-1036, a single genomic window includes:
- the mreD gene encoding rod shape-determining protein MreD, with protein sequence MNRIPARILLPIIMGLVFILENTVSFYFARTLFYGETRFIPHFIIVMLVMMVVYLPRNQVMIYALVLGLVYDIYNIGIIGIYFALFPVVVYISQKLLHYLQGTFIMILLVSIFGVAISEFGAYLIFSSMKSVSIAFLPYVTTRLTTTLLFNIAYFLIIYFPFMLLLKRWKRETKGLSSTHVKL encoded by the coding sequence ATGAATAGAATACCTGCAAGAATCCTTCTGCCTATCATTATGGGTTTGGTTTTCATTCTTGAAAATACAGTCAGCTTCTACTTTGCACGCACACTTTTTTATGGTGAGACGAGATTCATTCCTCATTTCATTATTGTGATGTTAGTGATGATGGTTGTTTATTTACCAAGAAACCAAGTGATGATTTATGCATTGGTATTAGGATTAGTATATGATATATATAACATCGGAATTATTGGCATTTACTTTGCGTTATTTCCAGTTGTTGTTTATATTTCGCAAAAATTACTTCATTATCTTCAAGGAACATTTATTATGATTCTGCTTGTTTCAATTTTCGGTGTGGCAATAAGTGAGTTTGGAGCCTACCTGATATTTTCAAGTATGAAGAGTGTATCAATAGCGTTTTTACCTTATGTGACAACGCGATTAACAACGACATTATTATTTAATATTGCTTATTTTCTAATTATTTACTTTCCATTTATGTTATTACTTAAACGTTGGAAACGTGAAACCAAAGGATTATCCTCTACACATGTTAAATTATGA
- the mreC gene encoding rod shape-determining protein MreC, whose protein sequence is MPRFFLNKRLLILLVAVVLFVSLVGFTSRDRENASLPELFVYDVVGFASNIISKPVNFVVGIFSGAKDLSSTYEENKSLKEQVEQLGQLQSDVVTLKRENAELKQQTDVKSTLSEFDPISALVISRDPDGWFDQVTINKGSLDGIKPNMAVTTGKGLVGKIKSVSAKSSSVELLSSSDSRTRISAAIQGKDNKKAYGIVSGYNKEENTIQLTQLPIDQKYKKGQKVVTTGYGGRFPAGLLIGEIKDVENDQFGLSQTANIKTEADLYDFDTVFVAKRTVDTDS, encoded by the coding sequence ATGCCACGTTTTTTCTTGAATAAACGTTTATTGATTCTACTAGTTGCAGTAGTCTTATTTGTAAGTCTGGTTGGATTTACTTCACGTGATCGTGAAAATGCTTCTTTGCCAGAGCTTTTTGTATATGATGTTGTTGGATTCGCATCTAATATTATTTCCAAACCAGTAAATTTTGTTGTCGGTATTTTTTCTGGTGCAAAAGATTTGAGTTCTACTTATGAGGAAAACAAATCATTAAAAGAACAAGTTGAACAACTTGGACAGTTGCAAAGTGATGTTGTCACGCTAAAACGTGAAAATGCAGAACTCAAACAACAAACAGACGTTAAAAGCACGTTATCTGAATTCGATCCGATTTCAGCACTTGTTATTTCTCGTGATCCAGACGGTTGGTTTGATCAAGTGACAATCAACAAAGGTTCGCTTGATGGTATTAAGCCGAATATGGCTGTTACTACTGGGAAAGGTTTAGTTGGTAAAATTAAATCTGTCAGTGCTAAATCATCCTCAGTTGAGCTTTTAAGTTCTTCAGATTCAAGAACGCGTATTTCTGCTGCAATCCAAGGTAAAGATAATAAAAAAGCTTATGGTATCGTAAGTGGTTACAATAAAGAAGAAAATACCATTCAATTAACGCAATTACCCATTGATCAAAAATATAAAAAAGGTCAAAAAGTCGTAACAACAGGTTACGGTGGTCGTTTCCCAGCAGGTCTTTTAATTGGTGAAATTAAAGATGTTGAGAATGATCAGTTTGGTTTATCACAAACAGCTAATATAAAAACTGAAGCTGATTTGTATGATTTTGATACGGTATTTGTTGCTAAAAGAACAGTGGATACAGATTCATAG
- a CDS encoding rod shape-determining protein, whose amino-acid sequence MFNFGSKDIGIDLGTANTLVYVKGKGIALREPSVVAINKDSGQIVAVGSDARNMIGRTPGNIVAIRPMKDGVIADYDITAAMMKYYINKLNKGMGIGKPHVMICIPVGVTGVEERAVIDATRQAGARDAYTIEEPFAAAIGAGLPVWEPTGSMVVDIGGGTTEVAIISLGGIVTAVSERTAGDKLDEAIVNYIRKTYNLLIGERTAEQIKMEIGSANVEGLEKQTTDIRGRDLVTGLPKTIEITAAEICTALHDSVMQVIDAVKTTLESTPPELAADIMDRGIVLTGGGALLHNIDRLISEETNMPVVIAEDPLDCVAIGTGKSLDNIDLFKNAKKSR is encoded by the coding sequence ATGTTTAATTTCGGAAGCAAGGATATTGGTATAGATTTAGGGACAGCAAACACATTGGTATATGTAAAAGGTAAAGGTATCGCTTTACGTGAACCATCTGTAGTTGCAATTAATAAAGATTCAGGTCAAATCGTAGCTGTCGGAAGTGACGCACGTAACATGATTGGTCGTACACCAGGTAACATCGTTGCAATTCGTCCAATGAAAGACGGAGTTATTGCTGATTATGATATTACCGCAGCAATGATGAAATATTACATTAACAAGTTAAACAAAGGCATGGGTATTGGTAAACCGCATGTAATGATTTGTATACCAGTTGGAGTAACTGGGGTTGAAGAGCGTGCAGTAATTGATGCAACTCGTCAAGCAGGCGCTCGTGATGCTTATACGATTGAAGAACCATTCGCTGCTGCAATTGGAGCGGGATTACCTGTTTGGGAACCTACGGGTAGTATGGTAGTAGACATCGGTGGTGGTACAACTGAAGTTGCGATTATTTCACTTGGTGGTATCGTTACTGCTGTATCAGAACGTACGGCTGGTGATAAATTAGATGAAGCGATTGTTAATTACATTAGAAAAACATATAACCTATTAATTGGTGAGCGTACTGCAGAGCAAATTAAAATGGAAATTGGATCAGCTAATGTTGAAGGTTTAGAAAAACAAACAACCGATATTCGTGGTCGTGATTTAGTGACTGGTTTACCGAAAACAATTGAAATTACAGCAGCTGAAATTTGCACAGCTTTACATGATTCAGTTATGCAAGTAATTGATGCTGTTAAAACAACATTAGAAAGTACGCCTCCTGAATTAGCTGCTGATATTATGGACAGAGGAATCGTCCTAACAGGTGGTGGCGCATTGTTACACAACATTGATCGCTTAATCTCAGAGGAAACAAACATGCCAGTCGTTATTGCAGAAGATCCATTGGATTGTGTAGCAATTGGTACAGGTAAATCATTAGATAATATTGATTTGTTTAAAAACGCTAAAAAATCTAGATAA
- the radC gene encoding RadC family protein, whose amino-acid sequence MGTQSALVDLPRERLINGGAAELSLQELLMVILQSGTRVLPVSELAINVLHNYQELADLHTTTHSELMTINGIGPVKASQILAALEFGRRFAKVPFEIKKVIKTPEDAVGVVMSDMRYLKQEHFVCLYLNSKNHLLKRKTLYIGGVNETMISPREVYLKALQYDAVSFICFHNHPSGDVTPSLADEKATVRLHESGLLLGIRMIDHIIIGDGKFYSMKRAGVFV is encoded by the coding sequence ATGGGCACACAATCAGCTTTAGTCGATTTGCCACGTGAGCGCTTAATAAATGGTGGAGCTGCCGAACTCTCGTTGCAAGAATTGCTAATGGTTATCTTACAATCAGGTACACGCGTATTGCCTGTAAGTGAATTGGCGATAAATGTATTGCATAATTATCAAGAACTAGCCGATTTGCATACTACGACACACAGTGAGTTGATGACAATTAATGGGATTGGTCCTGTTAAAGCTTCGCAAATACTGGCGGCTCTCGAATTTGGACGCCGCTTTGCTAAAGTTCCTTTTGAAATAAAAAAAGTTATTAAAACACCTGAAGATGCGGTCGGTGTGGTAATGTCTGATATGCGTTATCTTAAACAAGAACATTTTGTTTGTTTATATCTTAATTCTAAAAATCATTTATTAAAACGCAAAACATTGTATATTGGAGGTGTTAATGAAACGATGATTTCCCCACGTGAAGTTTATCTTAAGGCGTTACAATATGATGCAGTGAGCTTTATTTGTTTTCATAATCATCCCTCTGGCGATGTCACACCTTCCTTAGCGGATGAAAAAGCGACGGTTCGTTTGCATGAAAGTGGTTTATTGTTGGGGATACGTATGATTGATCATATTATTATTGGTGATGGAAAATTTTATAGCATGAAGAGGGCAGGCGTATTTGTTTGA